A segment of the Filifactor alocis ATCC 35896 genome:
ATTGTATCCATATAGTTTTGCATAAAAACAGTATTTTCCGGAGTCATTGCTTCTCCTGTAAATAACTCTCCCATGCCATTTGCAATTAAAATATATTCCTGTTTTACATCAGTTACTCGTTTTGGAAGTTCTCCGTTTGTGGAATATTTCATAATATCTTCCATATAATTTTTACTGATATATACATCTTTTCCGTCTATAAACACTTTTACATCTTTCAGTTGAAATTTTCCTTTATCATCTTTTCCGCTCAAAAGTGCATAACCTTTTTGTTTCTTACCCTTTTCATTTAAAGTATATCCTTTTATATCAAAATCCATGTGTGTCTTTTCTTGTGCAGGCGGTGTTGCGGTTGCTCCTTCTATTAGCGGTATCATACCCGGTGCTGTAATATCCAAACTCAACTTGCCTGTAGTTTCAAATGATTCCCAATTTGAAACTTTCTTTGCTTCTTCCATATAGGACTTTTGTTCCGGTGTACAGCCTGCCATAGTCCCAAGTGCCATACAGCTTACTAAAAATAATGCAATTCTTTTTTTCATAACTGTCTCCTCTCTTTAATTGGTACATCCATTTTTATTTTATGCAAACAAATATACTTACTTATTATTATATTAAATTTTTTCAAAATTTACAATAATATTCACTATTTTATATTTGATTTGCGTTTATTTTTTATCAATTGAGTAAATTAAGTTCATTCTATTTCCTATTTTTACTTTTTTCAAAATATGGATCACATTTATTTTGTTTTTCGAAATAGTTCAAAAACATGCCTGATTCCAACTAACTCAATTCCATCTGTCATACTTTCTTTCAAGTTGTTTTTTGGAAGAATTACTTTTTGAAATCCCAGTTTTTTCGCCTCAGCAACCCGCTTACCTGCATTCTGAACGCTTCTGATTTCTCCGGTCAAACCCACTTCTCCAAACACAACGGTATCTTCTCCCATCGGAGTTCCTTTATAGGAAGATGCTACTGCCAAAACAATTCCCAAATCAATGGACGGTTCATTGTTTTGAAATCCTCCGGTCAGATTGATATAAACATCTTGATTCTGAAGTTTCAACCCAACCTTTTTCTCAAGAACAGCAAGTAACATATTTACTCTGTTAAAATCAACTCCTGTTGCTGTTCTTCTTGGAACAGAGAAGTTGCTTGCAGATACCAATGCCTGTACTTCCACCAAAATAGGTCTACTCCCCTCCATTGTTGCTACAATCACAGACCCTGATTCTCCCTGTGGTTTTTCACTCAATAACATTGCAGACGGATTTAATATCTGTACCAATCCTTTGTTTGTCATCTCAAACATCCCAAGTTCATTGGTCGAGCCGAAACGATTTTTGACTGCACGAATCATACGATAGGAATGATATCGTTCGCCTTCAAAATAAATAACCGTATCCACCAAATGCTCTAATACCTTGGGTCCTGCAATATATCCCTCTTTCGTAACATGCCCTACTAAAAAAATACTGATTTGCTTTTTCTTTGCAAGTTCCATCAAACGAGCTGTTACTTCTTTTACTTGAGAAACAGAGCCTTGAATAGAATCTAACTCACTGGAGAAAATGGTTTGAATCGAATCTACAATAACAAAGTCGGGATGATAGGATTCTATCTCTGATTCCAATTGTTCCAATTCATTACTGTTACATAAATACATATCACAGTCTTCATCAAAAAGTCGCTCTGCACGAAGTTTGATTTGTTGTGTAGACTCTTCACCCGAAAAATACAATACTTTCTTTTGTCTACTGATATGATGTGCTACCTGCAACAACAACGTTGACTTTCCGATTCCAGGCTCTCCTCCAACCAAAACCAATGAACCTTTTACAATTCCTCCTCCTAACACTCTGTCCAATTCTTCTATTGTGGTAGAAAATCTCCTTTCATCTTGAAACTCCACCTTAGATAATGGCATTGATAAAGAAGAAGGGGAATCTTTACCTGTTCTCTTGCTTTTCTTAAGTTCACTTGCCTTTACTTCTTTTTCCTCCAAGGATGCATAAGAATGACAATTGGGACAAATTCCATACCAAGATGTCGTTTGATTCCCACATTCTTTACAAATATATACTCTTTTTATTTTGCTCATAATACCTCCGTTATCTATCCTAAAATTATTTTTCAATTATTGGTACTAAAAGTATATCCCACCTTATCTAAAACCTCAATCTTCTTTTCATCATTTAATAAATAATGCAAAATATTACTGATACTAAACACCTATTAACCAAATCTAATTTTCTCCAAGTTATATTTTTGATTGATTCATTAATCAGTTTATTTACACTTTCACAGAGTCTGTACATAACTGTTTCAAGTGTATGTAATACTTCATTTTTCAGGAAATACTTAAATAATTCTATTTAATTTTCGTATGACAAACATTAAAGCCAATCATTCTTTCCAAATCTATTCAGAACGATTGACAAACAGTGATTGTATATGTCATCATTAATGATATGTTTTTATAGTAAAACAACAGTAATTTTGATTAAATCACATTTTGAATTACAAAGAAGGGATTTTTATTTTATGGATTTTTTATATCAAGGAATATTAAGTATTACTCTTCAGCAACTCGTAATGTATGGAATCGGTTTTTTGCTCATCTATCTTGCCATTAAAAAAGATTTCGAACCGGCACTTTTACTTCCAATGGGATTTGGTGCTATTTTGGTAAATCTTCCGTTTACTGGAGTAATCAATCAAAATATAAACGGAATCGGTCAGGTCACCGGAATTATAGAATGGTTATTCCATATCGGGATTGAATCTTCAGAGGCATTACCTTTGCTTTTGTTTATCGGAATCGGAGCAATGATTGATTTCGGTCCTCTTTTATCCAATCCGAAAATGCTATTATTTGGAGCTGCTGCTCAATTTGGAATCTTTTTTGCATTATCGCTATCTACACTTATGGGATTTGATTTAAAAGATGCTGCTTCTATCGGTATCATCGGTGCTGCCGATGGTCCAACCTCCATTTTGGTTTCACAAATACTGCATTCAAAATATGTAGGTGCAATTGCTGTAGCCGCCTATTCTTACATGGCACTTGTTCCGATTGTGCAACCATTTGCCATCAAACTTGTTACAACAAAAAAAGAACGCCGCATTCCCATGAAATACAATCCGAAACAAGTGAGTAGACAGACAAAAATTCTATTTCCAATCGTAGTTACAATTGTAGCAGGTATGGTTGCTCCCATGAGTGTTTCACTTGTCGGTTTTCTGATGTTTGGAAATTTAATTCGAGAATCGGGAGTATTACAAGGATTGACTGAAACAGCAAGCACTTCATTAGCAAACTTGATTACCTTATTACTTGGAATTACCATTTCTTTTTCTATGAGAGCTGATGCTTTTGTTTCGTTAGACACTCTATTGATTATGGTAATTGGTCTATTTGCCTTTATCTTCGATACCATCGGCGGGATTATGCTTGCAAAATTATTAAACCTCTTCTGCAAAGAAAAATGTAATCCCATGGTTGGTGCAGCAGGCATCTCAGCTTTTCCAATGTCTGCTCGTGTTGTACAGAAAATGGCACTTCAGGAAGATCCGACCAATCATTTACTTATGCACGCAATCGGTGCAAATGTAGCCGGTCAAATAGGCTCTGTTGTTGCAGGTGGAGTGATATTAAATCTGATTAGAATGTATTTATAGGAGGAATCGTTAATGCGTGAAAATTTTTTCATTTCATTATCCATTATGTACAAAGGCATGCTTTCTATTTTTGTTGTATTAGGTATACTTGCTTTTATCATCTTGTTGCTTTCTCATTTTACTAACAAGAAAAAATAACCAATGAAACTTTTAAGAAGTGATTCCAACATTTCTTATTCGTCTAATTGTACAAAATGGTTGACGTATACCCTTTCATATCAATTTTTTTCTTACTATAAATGATTATTATATATATAGTACCATTACTTTTATGATATATCTATTAAGTATAAAAATGGAGGAATAGAAATGACAAATAAAAGAATATCTCCTTTTACACTCGGTTCTCTTGCCGGTCTCAATTTATTGTTATACGGGTTTTTTATCTCAAAATATATTCAAAATGAAACCATCTCCGTCGTAATTGTCACATCGTTGTACCTTTTGATATTCACATTATTCATTCTTACCGATTTGTTTATCAAAAATATGACGAAACAAAAAACAAAGCTGTTGCTCTCACTGATGGTTTTTTGTATTCAGTTTGGGCTTGGTGTTTTTTTGACAACGGTATGGTTTCGACCAAGAAGTGCTTATGTCCTGAGCCACCCGATGTGGCTTACTCATTTACGTATTCTTACGCAACTACACTATTTCATAGGAATTTCCATTCTGTTCAAAAATAATTTCAAGACTTTTCAAAAATAAACTTCCAACTTTTCAAAAAAAGAATGGATAGTTTCCTAAAACTGAATATAACCTCACTGAAAATATTCTAAAAAACCGATGAACAAAGGTACTTCCTTATTCATCGGTTTTTTTGCTTTCTTCAGATTCTTTTTTCTTTAATCGTTCCATCGAAAATTCGCAACCGCAATAATCTTGACGATACATTCCGTACTGTTCCGTAATCTCACATGACCTTTTGTATCCGCCTTTCTTTTTGAAATCTGACGGAAGAGGTGTTACTCCGTATTCTTGTCCTACTTTTTGTGCAATTCGATTCAAAACTTGAGAATTTTTGTGTGGGCTGATGGTCAAAGTTGTTGTAAAATAATCAAAATGATTGGAGCTTGCAAGTTTTGCCGCCTCACTCAACCTCATCTCATAACACTTATGACAACGCTCTCCACCTTCCGGAAGATGTTCCATTCCCTCTGCCATTTTATAAAATTTCTCAACCTCATATTTTCCTTCTATCATACGAATCGGATTCTTTGCATCTGTTAACTCAATGATTTTTTTCTGTTCTTCCACTCGATACCAGTACTCTTGAGAAGGATAAATATTCGGATTGTAATAAAATACTGTAATCTCAAAATACTTTGAAAGATACTCCAACACATAACTGCTACAAGGACCGCAACAGCTATGCAACAGAAGTGTCGGAATTTTTTCTGTTTGTTCTATCTCTCGAATAATTTTGTCCAATTCAATTTGATAATTTATCTTTGGAACAGTTGTTTGCTTTATTATTTGTATCTTTTTTTCCTGCAATGTTATCCTCCATACTTTTTTTATTGAATTCTTATCCACTTTGTACTTGACCGTAAACGACGAATCTTAAGATTTTCAGTCCTATCTTTCTCCTACCGAATATCCCGAGAATTCGGATTCACTCTTTACTGTTCTTATTATAAATTTTTTCTTTTGCTTTTTGAAATCAACATCATAAATTGAATCGCCAGGAACAAAATCATCATTCCTACTGCAATATCCGATGCAGTAAAAGGCTTGAAGTAGTAATTCCACTCTTCTCCTAAAAAATGCTTCGTCAAAAAATAAGACTCTAGTAATGAGCATATACTGAGACAAAACACCAAAAACCTTTCTTTTATTGTATGGATTGCTTTTAATAGTACTGTTCCACAAAATATGGCAAATCCATAACCTATCATTGAAAAATGTTTCATCATTGCATCACAATATAGAGCAATAAATGAATATGGAATAAGAGCAATCACAATGCATAAGTACAACATCTCTTTTGTTTTATTTTGTCTTTCTCTCATAGTATCCTCCCCCAAACATGGTATCCCTATTCCGTTGTATCACAATTTCAGTCCTTGTGTTTAACTCGCTTTTACTGACAAACTCAGCTATTTAAATGACTGTAACGATATCTTTCTACTTTGACCTAATGAGTGATAATACATCTTTTTTATCACAATCCACAATCCTATTCTTGCCTCACTTGATTGTTCGAAGTTCCTGTTGTAAACTCCAATGTTTGGTTCTGATACAAAAAGAGCATATTGTTTCCAATACACTTCTTTTTTCTCTCATTTGTTTTATTACTTGATTTCTTCAAAGCCTTTTTCTAATAACCACTTTTCGACAGCTTGCATGCTTACTTTCTTCTCTGAATCTGCCCCATCCGTAAAAATACTGTCAATTCCTTTCGCAAGATCAAAATCCAACTCTCCATAATCTATCATCACAGTTTCCACTGCTTGTTCTTCTTGGTAATCAATCGATTGTTCCACTCCTTTTATTCCTTGATAAGGTTCTGACAATCTGTCTAACAAGAAATGAATATCTTCTTTGTTTTCAACCGGAAAAATTGCATATGGCATAGTATTTGTTGCTTTTTGTTGAAGAACAGTATCGCCTTTGTAAGTATATTCCATCTGTAAGGTAATCCCGTTTTTAGTCTGTGTAAAAGTTTTCGTTTGTTCTTGTTGGCAACCTGTCAATATCATTGCACAAAACAACATAGATATGATTCCAAATATTATTTTTTTATTCAATTTATTACACTCCTTTTTCATTCAATCAACTTTTTGCAAGTTACACTACAACCCTTATCAAAAAGACAAGACTCATTGCTCCAAATAACACCTTATTTAAAATCCTATAGAAATCCTACATTTCCAACAAAACTCCAAAGAATCATATCAATTACAGTTTCTGTATAAGATTCCATCTAATTTACTTATAATGTACGACATCTTATCAAAAGAGTCAATTTCTATTTTCAATACAAGAATTACCATAAAAAGTACTTTACTCCTATTTTTTCAATCGTCTTTGAATCATTCCCACTGCTACAGTCAATTCATGGACATGTAATGTTTGGAGCATAACATAATATACTACCATTCCTACTACACTTGTGACCATCAAATTTATTACTACAGATTGAATCACCAAACCTGAGAACGCAAACATCAATTTCATCACAAATGCCATAACAAGTGCAGCTATTCCTGTTTTACAGAAAGAATCAAACAACTTTCTTCCACCAAAGTTTCCGATTTTTTTCTGTAGGTTCACAAAAAATAGCAATGCTGTCAAAATGGAAGACACTGTCGTTGCAAGAGCCAAACCTCTGTGTTGCATAAAACGAATCAAAATAAGGTTCAAAACAATATTTACTACAATGGAGATTACAGAATTAACCATTGGAGTCTTGGTATCTTCCATCGCATAAAATACCTTTTCCATAATTTGTCTCCATCCCAAAGAGATAACACTGATACAATAAAATTGCATCGCTTGAGCAGTAATCGTTACTTTCTCAGGGGTAAATTCCCCTCTACCAAAGGCAACTGATACAATCGGATTTGCCAACACTACCATAGCTAAAGCAATCGGAACCAAAAAAATGGACATACTTCCCAAACTGGTATGCAATGTTCTCTTCACCGCAGTCATATCTCCCTCTTTGGTTAATTTTGCCAACCTTGGAAAAATAGTCGTACCAACGGATGTTACAATTACACTATTGACTAACAAATTGAGTTTGTAAGCATTGTTCAAACAAGTAACTGTTCCTGTCGCCAATCCGGAACCGAGATATCTGTCCACCATTAAATTGATATCAAAAACCATTCTTCCCAAAAAAACCGGAATAATCAATATCAAAATTTTTCGTACATTTTCATCTCGAAAATCCAACATCGGATAATATCGAAACCCACTCCTGTATGCAGGAAGACCAAAATACGGAACATAAAACACATATCCTATCAAAACGCCCAATGCCAGAAAATAATAATGTTGTTCTGTTGCCAAAAAAATTCCAAAAATAATAAACAAATTGAGCGGAATCCCCATCAACCCGACAATGGTAAATTTTTCATGCACTTGAACATATCCCTGCAAAATAAAGGATATCCCTAAAAATAACATGGACCAAATCATAATCTTTGTAAATTTCAAAGCATACTGCACTGTCTCAACTTTTTCTTTTCGAATAAAAAAAGTGGTAATGATTTTTTCATCGAATATCGTAAAAAATACAATAATTAATACAGATACCAAAAATACAATACTGATTAGATTACTGTTAAATCGATCTACTTGCTCTTTTCCTTGTTGTTTTACTCGATTGTACATAGGAACATAGCAGGTCAAAATAGAGGTCGCTACCCCACCAAAAATAACCAGAGGAATATTCCACGAAATGATGAATGCATCTGTGAATGAGCTTGCTCCGAATTTCCAAGCCATAAAACCTTCACGAAAAAATCCAAGTGCCTTTGATAATAATGTAAACAACGCCATAATAAATGCCCATGACGATAAATTTGTCATACTCTGCGCTCCTTTTCTACACATATTTCCCAAGATATGAAGATTCTTCTATCCTTGCCCGGATAAATGTCTTTTTGTTATGCTCCGTATCGGATGTTATCTCTGTGAATCTGCATTTCATAATATTGAACAAAAAGATGACTCCCACTATATTTAAAGTAAGGAGCAATCTTTTCCCATCCTTCTATCTCAAACGGAACAATTTGATC
Coding sequences within it:
- the murJ gene encoding murein biosynthesis integral membrane protein MurJ; translation: MTNLSSWAFIMALFTLLSKALGFFREGFMAWKFGASSFTDAFIISWNIPLVIFGGVATSILTCYVPMYNRVKQQGKEQVDRFNSNLISIVFLVSVLIIVFFTIFDEKIITTFFIRKEKVETVQYALKFTKIMIWSMLFLGISFILQGYVQVHEKFTIVGLMGIPLNLFIIFGIFLATEQHYYFLALGVLIGYVFYVPYFGLPAYRSGFRYYPMLDFRDENVRKILILIIPVFLGRMVFDINLMVDRYLGSGLATGTVTCLNNAYKLNLLVNSVIVTSVGTTIFPRLAKLTKEGDMTAVKRTLHTSLGSMSIFLVPIALAMVVLANPIVSVAFGRGEFTPEKVTITAQAMQFYCISVISLGWRQIMEKVFYAMEDTKTPMVNSVISIVVNIVLNLILIRFMQHRGLALATTVSSILTALLFFVNLQKKIGNFGGRKLFDSFCKTGIAALVMAFVMKLMFAFSGLVIQSVVINLMVTSVVGMVVYYVMLQTLHVHELTVAVGMIQRRLKK
- a CDS encoding epoxyqueuosine reductase QueH → MQEKKIQIIKQTTVPKINYQIELDKIIREIEQTEKIPTLLLHSCCGPCSSYVLEYLSKYFEITVFYYNPNIYPSQEYWYRVEEQKKIIELTDAKNPIRMIEGKYEVEKFYKMAEGMEHLPEGGERCHKCYEMRLSEAAKLASSNHFDYFTTTLTISPHKNSQVLNRIAQKVGQEYGVTPLPSDFKKKGGYKRSCEITEQYGMYRQDYCGCEFSMERLKKKESEESKKTDE
- a CDS encoding YehR family lipoprotein, with protein sequence MNKKIIFGIISMLFCAMILTGCQQEQTKTFTQTKNGITLQMEYTYKGDTVLQQKATNTMPYAIFPVENKEDIHFLLDRLSEPYQGIKGVEQSIDYQEEQAVETVMIDYGELDFDLAKGIDSIFTDGADSEKKVSMQAVEKWLLEKGFEEIK
- a CDS encoding sodium ion-translocating decarboxylase subunit beta — translated: MDFLYQGILSITLQQLVMYGIGFLLIYLAIKKDFEPALLLPMGFGAILVNLPFTGVINQNINGIGQVTGIIEWLFHIGIESSEALPLLLFIGIGAMIDFGPLLSNPKMLLFGAAAQFGIFFALSLSTLMGFDLKDAASIGIIGAADGPTSILVSQILHSKYVGAIAVAAYSYMALVPIVQPFAIKLVTTKKERRIPMKYNPKQVSRQTKILFPIVVTIVAGMVAPMSVSLVGFLMFGNLIRESGVLQGLTETASTSLANLITLLLGITISFSMRADAFVSLDTLLIMVIGLFAFIFDTIGGIMLAKLLNLFCKEKCNPMVGAAGISAFPMSARVVQKMALQEDPTNHLLMHAIGANVAGQIGSVVAGGVILNLIRMYL
- the radA gene encoding DNA repair protein RadA, with the translated sequence MSKIKRVYICKECGNQTTSWYGICPNCHSYASLEEKEVKASELKKSKRTGKDSPSSLSMPLSKVEFQDERRFSTTIEELDRVLGGGIVKGSLVLVGGEPGIGKSTLLLQVAHHISRQKKVLYFSGEESTQQIKLRAERLFDEDCDMYLCNSNELEQLESEIESYHPDFVIVDSIQTIFSSELDSIQGSVSQVKEVTARLMELAKKKQISIFLVGHVTKEGYIAGPKVLEHLVDTVIYFEGERYHSYRMIRAVKNRFGSTNELGMFEMTNKGLVQILNPSAMLLSEKPQGESGSVIVATMEGSRPILVEVQALVSASNFSVPRRTATGVDFNRVNMLLAVLEKKVGLKLQNQDVYINLTGGFQNNEPSIDLGIVLAVASSYKGTPMGEDTVVFGEVGLTGEIRSVQNAGKRVAEAKKLGFQKVILPKNNLKESMTDGIELVGIRHVFELFRKTK